A region of Maridesulfovibrio sp. DNA encodes the following proteins:
- a CDS encoding response regulator, translating into MNILLVEDTAINVDVITYQLSKLGHTQVRVATDGSSALEISLNEIFSVIIMDIELPDMSGIDVVRAIRGAYPDNPNRETPVIGMTAYLPDDVRKECFDVGMNAFLPKPVRKEAIDQVLSDVFSGCVAPSESPVAASHVELLARQQAIEVMGGDEKIYMTLWNIFVEEAPGRLERLEKAISRRDYVEARRYAHQFKGLCKTMGCYSSSTLCLAMLQAIKDEDENMLSKTYKLFKSKLNQGINIEQVVKK; encoded by the coding sequence TTGAATATCTTGTTGGTAGAAGACACAGCGATAAACGTTGATGTCATCACGTATCAATTGTCGAAATTGGGCCATACACAGGTGCGGGTTGCCACTGACGGCTCTTCGGCTCTTGAAATATCTTTAAACGAAATATTCTCAGTTATTATCATGGATATTGAACTGCCTGATATGAGCGGAATTGATGTTGTTCGTGCAATACGTGGGGCTTACCCGGATAATCCGAACAGGGAAACACCAGTCATTGGCATGACAGCCTATCTGCCTGACGACGTGCGGAAGGAGTGTTTTGATGTCGGGATGAATGCTTTTCTCCCTAAGCCAGTCCGTAAGGAAGCCATTGATCAAGTTCTTAGCGATGTTTTTAGCGGCTGTGTTGCCCCCTCTGAATCCCCAGTTGCTGCCAGTCATGTTGAGCTGCTTGCCAGACAGCAGGCAATTGAAGTCATGGGTGGGGATGAAAAAATATACATGACCTTGTGGAATATTTTTGTAGAAGAAGCTCCCGGCAGACTGGAGCGGCTGGAAAAGGCAATTTCCCGCAGGGACTATGTTGAGGCCCGCCGTTACGCTCATCAATTCAAAGGGCTGTGCAAAACCATGGGCTGTTATTCAAGCAGCACTCTGTGCTTAGCCATGCTTCAAGCCATAAAAGATGAAGACGAAAACATGCTTTCGAAAACATACAAACTTTTTAAAAGCAAATTAAATCAGGGCATCAATATAGAACAAGTGGTTAAAAAATAA
- a CDS encoding sigma-54 dependent transcriptional regulator → MAEILIVDDDPILCKQLELYADKLGYESDSENSFQAGIEACRTDEFDVVFLDVNLPDVNGLKGISAFKKTQSSPEVIIITSESDPDGAELALRNGAWYYLEKPLAYKTVQLILDRVIQFRKNIGRSFLDNSFDRAGIIGSSPELNSCLTSISLAAKSIGNVLITGETGTGKELIARSIHANSPRKKQPFVIIDCTNIPETLAESVLFGHEKGAFTDARQKNKGLITQADKGTVFLDEIGDLDLTLQRSLLRVIQEKKFRPVGAAREQEVDCRFVAATNRNLEKMVEAGEFRSDLYFRLATFIIQVPALKTRQGDIAKLTRHYVYKICHENQLEIKTVTPDFLEALATCDWPGNVRELINIIYVSIANAGGDSTLSPHHLPMEFKVRYIQSTLDGTPRNPLDLAEPESDGMLSSLKEFRQAELDKIEFRYIAKLVSHSSGKASKACKIAGISRSRLYQLLRKHGLELKK, encoded by the coding sequence ATGGCTGAAATTTTAATTGTTGATGATGATCCGATCCTTTGTAAGCAGCTTGAGCTTTATGCTGACAAATTGGGCTACGAAAGTGATTCGGAAAATTCTTTTCAAGCCGGGATTGAGGCTTGCAGAACAGATGAATTCGATGTGGTCTTCCTTGATGTAAATCTTCCTGATGTCAACGGGTTAAAAGGGATCAGCGCATTCAAAAAAACTCAATCCTCTCCCGAAGTAATAATTATAACAAGCGAGAGTGATCCGGATGGGGCAGAATTGGCCCTGCGCAACGGGGCCTGGTATTATCTGGAAAAACCACTGGCATACAAAACCGTTCAGCTCATACTGGACCGGGTAATCCAGTTTAGGAAAAATATAGGCAGGTCCTTTTTGGACAATTCCTTTGACCGTGCCGGGATTATCGGCAGTTCTCCCGAACTTAACAGCTGTCTTACATCCATCTCCCTTGCAGCAAAGAGCATAGGTAATGTCCTGATTACAGGCGAGACCGGAACTGGAAAGGAACTGATAGCAAGGTCCATTCACGCCAACAGTCCAAGAAAAAAACAACCTTTCGTGATAATTGACTGCACAAATATCCCGGAAACCCTTGCTGAGTCCGTGCTCTTCGGTCATGAAAAAGGAGCTTTTACCGATGCTCGCCAAAAGAACAAAGGACTTATTACCCAAGCTGATAAGGGTACGGTATTTTTGGATGAAATAGGCGACCTTGATCTTACCTTACAGCGTTCCCTGCTGCGGGTTATTCAGGAAAAGAAATTCAGGCCGGTAGGAGCTGCCAGGGAACAGGAGGTGGACTGCCGTTTTGTTGCCGCAACAAATCGCAATCTTGAAAAAATGGTCGAGGCCGGTGAGTTCCGCAGTGATCTTTATTTTCGGTTGGCGACTTTTATTATTCAGGTTCCTGCGCTTAAAACACGCCAAGGTGATATTGCCAAGCTTACCCGCCACTATGTCTATAAGATCTGCCATGAAAATCAGCTTGAAATTAAGACCGTAACTCCAGATTTTTTGGAAGCTCTGGCGACCTGTGACTGGCCGGGTAATGTGCGGGAACTTATCAATATTATTTATGTTTCCATTGCCAATGCAGGCGGGGATTCCACATTGTCCCCTCATCACCTTCCCATGGAGTTCAAAGTTCGCTATATCCAAAGTACTCTGGATGGAACACCTAGAAACCCACTGGACTTAGCAGAGCCGGAATCAGATGGAATGCTTTCCAGCCTGAAGGAGTTCCGGCAAGCGGAATTAGATAAAATTGAATTTCGCTATATTGCAAAACTGGTCTCCCATTCAAGCGGAAAAGCCTCAAAAGCATGTAAAATAGCGGGAATATCTCGCTCCAGACTCTATCAACTTTTGCGTAAGCATGGTCTGGAACTAAAAAAATAA
- a CDS encoding transporter substrate-binding domain-containing protein, translated as MLHRIIIYLLIGAANLLGVSTSYAEPPVLEIVACNYPPYELATPEDGLRGFDLEVVKEALSRAGYKTNFTFYPWARAYKMTAEGRAFAALSCSYKAEREHEILWTKPISSMTDIYVVRSDYTGKPVVNKFVIAEEKLAVGNVKGNYISEQWEGLGVTVDLSSSEELLMRKLLDGRVDVIPQVKENYLYYVKKKGLEGKFKIFKAEDNETSKFHLCISRKSPDAEKIRTLFDEKLGEMHEDGTYDAIHARYQ; from the coding sequence ATGTTGCATAGAATCATTATCTATTTGCTCATCGGGGCTGCTAACCTGCTGGGTGTTTCAACCTCCTATGCCGAGCCGCCAGTTCTTGAAATTGTTGCCTGTAATTATCCACCCTATGAATTAGCAACCCCGGAAGACGGATTACGCGGATTTGATTTGGAAGTAGTGAAAGAGGCTTTAAGCAGGGCTGGTTATAAGACAAATTTTACTTTTTATCCTTGGGCAAGAGCATACAAAATGACAGCAGAAGGCAGGGCTTTTGCCGCCTTGAGTTGCAGTTACAAGGCTGAACGTGAACATGAAATTCTCTGGACAAAACCCATTAGCAGTATGACAGATATCTATGTTGTCAGAAGTGATTATACAGGAAAGCCTGTCGTGAATAAATTTGTGATTGCGGAGGAGAAGCTTGCGGTCGGAAATGTAAAAGGCAACTATATAAGCGAGCAATGGGAGGGGCTTGGAGTGACGGTTGATCTATCTTCTTCCGAAGAACTATTGATGCGTAAGCTGCTTGACGGGCGTGTTGATGTTATCCCTCAAGTTAAAGAAAATTATCTGTATTATGTAAAAAAGAAAGGACTTGAGGGAAAATTTAAAATATTTAAAGCAGAAGATAATGAGACGTCGAAGTTTCATTTATGTATAAGCAGGAAATCCCCAGATGCTGAAAAAATACGCACTCTTTTTGATGAAAAACTTGGCGAAATGCATGAAGACGGGACATACGATGCAATTCATGCGCGTTACCAATAA
- a CDS encoding response regulator, which yields MPVDYKMGILVVDDLQPIRQALGHILRSFGFKNIAYASNGKQAMGVLEEREISLVLLDWNMPAMTGIEFIKNFRATEGYEDVPVIMVTAENEKTKVYEAAQSGVTGYLLKPFTPNSVREKISAAIGEKL from the coding sequence ATGCCAGTGGATTATAAAATGGGAATTTTGGTTGTAGATGATCTGCAGCCCATAAGACAAGCTCTTGGACATATTTTAAGATCTTTCGGGTTCAAGAATATCGCATACGCTTCTAACGGGAAACAAGCCATGGGGGTACTGGAAGAGAGAGAAATCAGCCTGGTGCTTCTTGATTGGAATATGCCAGCCATGACTGGAATTGAGTTTATAAAAAATTTCAGGGCGACAGAAGGATACGAGGACGTTCCTGTCATTATGGTAACTGCTGAAAATGAAAAAACAAAAGTTTACGAGGCAGCTCAGTCTGGAGTAACCGGTTACCTGCTCAAACCCTTTACGCCTAATTCTGTACGGGAAAAAATATCAGCTGCTATTGGTGAGAAATTGTAA
- a CDS encoding PilZ domain-containing protein: MFGNGKINQKPQGSIFRSSNSLTLAPGAKVNVEMLGTGERLWGEIFGCKNGELICIWLPQIVKYKRQFMVENQLAIRVGNAGCYLCGFRTTISHMIEDPYPLLFLNFPDKYEQVNLRRSNRFDCFLPSTLYIEGNELSGAVVNISQGGAKVIVDMEQSDTLPKLTKDMEIFLRFDAPDVGEVYARCIVKKTMGNFRKAGLGICFEEVIGDGTNIVKNYISKLKQFSLVK, from the coding sequence TTGTTCGGAAACGGTAAAATAAATCAAAAGCCCCAAGGTTCAATTTTCAGATCCAGCAATTCGTTGACTCTCGCCCCCGGGGCCAAGGTCAATGTGGAAATGCTTGGTACTGGGGAGCGTCTTTGGGGGGAAATTTTTGGCTGCAAAAACGGGGAATTGATATGTATTTGGCTCCCACAAATAGTCAAATACAAACGTCAGTTCATGGTGGAAAACCAACTGGCTATACGTGTGGGAAATGCCGGGTGTTACCTGTGTGGTTTCCGTACGACTATTTCTCATATGATTGAGGATCCCTATCCCCTCCTTTTCCTTAACTTTCCAGATAAATATGAACAAGTGAATCTTCGCAGGTCGAATCGTTTTGACTGTTTTCTACCTTCAACCCTGTATATTGAAGGAAACGAGCTTTCCGGGGCGGTAGTCAATATTTCTCAGGGCGGAGCCAAGGTCATAGTTGATATGGAACAAAGTGATACTTTACCGAAGCTTACAAAAGATATGGAAATTTTTTTACGATTTGATGCTCCTGACGTTGGCGAAGTGTACGCTCGATGTATTGTGAAAAAAACGATGGGTAATTTTCGAAAGGCAGGTCTAGGCATATGTTTTGAGGAAGTTATAGGTGACGGTACGAACATAGTTAAAAATTATATCTCTAAATTGAAACAATTCTCTTTGGTAAAATAA
- a CDS encoding response regulator, which yields MDVNKSRPKVLIVDDAPENIHVLLKALKQDYAVIAATSGEKALEVAFSDIPPQIILLDIIMPGIDGYEVCRRLKNSPKTADIPIIFVTALEDAVDETKGLSLGAIDYITKPFNPNIVRARVGNHLQLVEAMRIKDDVDRMMRHDLKNPLSVVITNPCIIKLSKEIGEIESSMLDDIELAGYTMLNMINSSLDLFKIEKGSYRPELISFNIIEKLQLIDRQLSPLAEAMDIKIKFSLDENKLNKSSFCYVIGVELLFYAAISNLTKNALEASPEGAEVRIAIKSSEVCELEIHNKGMVPEQLQNNFFDKYVTSGKEGGTGLGTYSAKLFIEAMGGSINMNTSENTGTSVVVKIPMDRCSNKESTNNASGL from the coding sequence ATGGACGTAAATAAATCGAGACCCAAAGTTCTTATTGTTGATGATGCACCTGAGAATATTCATGTCTTGCTCAAAGCTTTAAAACAAGATTATGCCGTGATAGCAGCAACAAGCGGCGAGAAAGCCTTGGAGGTTGCTTTTTCAGACATTCCTCCTCAGATAATCCTGCTCGATATTATAATGCCGGGGATAGACGGATATGAAGTATGCCGCCGCCTAAAGAATAGCCCGAAGACTGCTGATATACCGATAATTTTCGTAACTGCTCTGGAAGACGCGGTTGACGAAACCAAAGGTTTGTCCCTTGGTGCTATTGATTACATAACAAAGCCCTTTAATCCAAACATTGTCCGGGCACGAGTTGGAAATCATCTGCAGCTGGTTGAAGCAATGCGTATAAAGGATGATGTTGACCGTATGATGCGTCATGATCTGAAAAATCCTTTAAGTGTTGTCATAACAAACCCTTGCATCATTAAATTATCCAAAGAGATAGGTGAAATCGAAAGTTCTATGCTCGATGATATAGAACTAGCCGGGTATACCATGCTGAATATGATCAATTCGTCACTTGATCTATTTAAAATCGAAAAAGGGAGCTATCGGCCGGAACTTATTTCCTTCAATATTATCGAAAAGTTACAGTTGATAGATAGACAGCTGAGTCCACTGGCTGAGGCCATGGATATAAAAATCAAATTTTCTCTTGATGAGAACAAACTGAATAAGTCCTCATTTTGTTATGTAATAGGAGTTGAACTCCTTTTTTACGCAGCTATTTCAAATTTGACTAAAAATGCCCTTGAAGCTTCCCCGGAAGGGGCGGAAGTGCGCATTGCCATTAAATCTTCAGAAGTATGTGAATTGGAAATTCATAATAAGGGAATGGTTCCAGAACAATTGCAGAACAATTTTTTTGATAAATACGTAACGTCAGGGAAGGAAGGTGGTACTGGGCTTGGCACTTATTCAGCAAAGCTCTTTATTGAAGCTATGGGAGGGAGTATTAACATGAATACATCTGAAAACACAGGGACATCTGTTGTAGTAAAAATACCGATGGACCGCTGCTCGAATAAGGAGAGTACTAATAATGCCAGTGGATTATAA
- a CDS encoding response regulator, with translation MTKKPLRFVLITFALAAAVASLSTYVAWVGDAKSEKDSVQTVLNLLCIKVEGMTINGNVMGAVNMLGIYNDTIKRQARGELPPNAPETVNLLRTIVIKFNASNAFIMNKKGVITAYYTSSDKSGLGKNLSFRPYFKQAILGIPNVYAALGSNSGKRGLYFAAPVYSETGKAYPKDIIGLIAVKLGVHRLDSLLNDLDHPAMLLSPQGVVFASNVPDWMFQVRGPITPEKENRIKSYKQFGKKFENTDLDPLPFGVDTERVYFGGEWRRLSKKEIDWKDPLGEWQLVMLNNHGMNSFFKTAAMYGGGSFLISCLIGVALFFKLADDRNRRLAAHKLSKVNTRLLERTKRYRTIFKNSPIGLIHFDEQGTIVNCNDFFLKLMGTTRKETIGFDGASRYKKEVRFALIEACKGNSNEFEGEYTSPISGKKIPVRMMFNAIFPGSPESEVIATVEDITERFRVEAALHAAIDSAEENARAKSNFLANMSHEIRTPMNAILGLSQLTLDRDLGEIERSYVQKTQKAAESLLSIINDILDFSKIEEGKLVVENIEFRLDDVLKQVADITCLKAEEKGLEILFRVPPNVPTRLKGDPVRIGQIITNYLNNAIKFTNEGEIELAIEVLGSTPTGVHLRFCVTDTGVGLNKQEIKKMFQSFSQADDSTTREFGGTGLGLAICKQLSELMNGTVGVESSPGEGSTFWFTVMLETSEEKEQKLDFFADLKNMLCLVVDDNETSLDILENILTSMSFKVKTANSALEGIEKLRLAEAEGNPFGLVLMDWRMPEIDGIEASRMINSDRSLSHVPNILMVTAFGKEQALEEACEAGIDAIIPKPVNNSFLLDSILGIFSNQKNMHDAGICEDAVKNKEVVNIKGAKVLLVEDNEINQLIAVKALESFEVCASIANNGAEALELLEHNTYDLVLMDVQMPVMDGFECTRRIRNRGYGKSDLSVVAMTANAMQGDREKCFESGMNDFLPKPVTKEDLLSMLVKWISPVSPDDDVEQLFETDPDPVLATDNATAQCLNRKIGLARVDGCEKTYMTILESFKSANSQVPDEIKTAINNKDFETANRIVHTIKGVSANIGAEILHINAAELESAIKENNDSCPVVLQDNFCRALWDVFSVISRLDKDATLQNTDVKPLENNENLISLFREAVSSLDTDLGRSMDIFEQLAPMIETQDCVIHMSRLEAHLRRFELEDVRARAFVIMDILGSNN, from the coding sequence ATGACTAAGAAGCCTTTGCGGTTTGTGTTAATAACATTCGCCCTTGCGGCTGCGGTTGCTTCTCTTTCTACATATGTGGCGTGGGTTGGTGATGCAAAAAGCGAAAAAGATTCGGTTCAAACCGTATTGAATCTTCTCTGTATCAAAGTTGAAGGAATGACCATCAACGGTAATGTCATGGGTGCTGTCAATATGCTTGGTATCTATAACGATACCATTAAACGGCAAGCCCGAGGGGAACTGCCTCCAAATGCTCCTGAAACCGTGAATCTGCTTAGAACTATTGTTATTAAATTTAATGCCAGCAATGCTTTCATAATGAACAAGAAGGGCGTCATTACCGCCTATTACACCTCCTCTGACAAATCCGGATTGGGTAAAAATTTAAGTTTCAGGCCATATTTTAAACAGGCTATCCTTGGGATACCCAATGTATACGCTGCACTTGGCTCAAATTCCGGAAAACGTGGATTATATTTTGCCGCTCCAGTCTATTCAGAAACCGGGAAAGCATATCCCAAGGATATAATAGGCCTTATAGCCGTTAAACTTGGTGTGCACCGCTTAGATTCTTTACTCAACGACCTTGATCATCCGGCCATGCTTCTTTCTCCTCAGGGAGTGGTTTTTGCTTCAAATGTTCCTGATTGGATGTTTCAAGTGCGGGGGCCTATTACACCGGAAAAAGAAAATCGGATTAAAAGTTACAAGCAATTCGGAAAAAAATTTGAAAATACTGATCTAGATCCTTTGCCTTTTGGGGTTGATACCGAAAGGGTTTATTTTGGTGGTGAGTGGCGGAGATTGAGCAAAAAGGAAATTGACTGGAAAGATCCTCTAGGTGAGTGGCAGCTCGTCATGCTCAATAATCACGGCATGAATTCTTTTTTCAAGACAGCAGCAATGTATGGAGGCGGGTCTTTTTTGATCAGCTGTCTTATCGGTGTTGCTTTGTTTTTCAAGCTGGCAGACGATCGCAACCGCAGGTTGGCTGCGCACAAACTGTCTAAGGTCAACACCAGATTACTTGAAAGGACGAAGCGTTACAGAACTATTTTCAAAAACTCACCAATAGGGTTGATTCATTTTGATGAGCAGGGGACCATCGTCAACTGCAACGACTTCTTTTTAAAATTAATGGGAACTACCCGCAAAGAAACTATCGGATTTGATGGAGCCAGCAGATATAAAAAAGAAGTCAGATTTGCTTTAATCGAAGCCTGTAAGGGCAATAGTAATGAGTTCGAAGGGGAATACACCTCGCCTATTTCTGGGAAAAAAATCCCCGTACGTATGATGTTCAATGCTATTTTTCCGGGCTCACCTGAATCAGAGGTAATTGCTACTGTTGAAGATATTACAGAACGTTTTAGGGTAGAAGCTGCCTTACATGCAGCCATAGATTCAGCGGAGGAGAATGCCAGAGCAAAAAGCAATTTTCTTGCAAATATGAGTCATGAGATCCGTACGCCCATGAATGCTATCCTCGGCCTCTCCCAATTGACCCTTGACCGAGATCTAGGCGAAATAGAGCGTAGTTATGTGCAAAAAACACAGAAGGCTGCTGAATCATTGCTAAGTATCATCAATGATATCCTTGATTTTTCAAAAATAGAAGAAGGTAAACTGGTTGTTGAGAATATTGAATTTAGGTTGGACGACGTTTTAAAACAGGTGGCGGACATAACCTGCTTGAAGGCGGAAGAAAAGGGTTTGGAAATTCTGTTTCGTGTACCCCCGAATGTCCCTACCAGACTTAAGGGGGACCCTGTAAGAATTGGACAGATCATAACAAATTACCTCAACAACGCAATCAAGTTCACCAACGAAGGCGAGATAGAACTCGCAATAGAAGTTCTTGGCAGCACCCCCACAGGTGTCCACTTGCGGTTTTGCGTGACTGACACTGGAGTCGGGCTGAATAAACAAGAAATAAAAAAAATGTTTCAATCCTTTTCTCAGGCGGATGATTCTACGACCCGAGAATTCGGAGGAACAGGATTGGGTTTGGCTATCTGTAAACAATTGTCCGAACTGATGAACGGAACTGTTGGAGTGGAAAGTTCACCGGGAGAAGGAAGTACCTTTTGGTTTACGGTTATGCTGGAAACATCAGAAGAGAAAGAGCAGAAGCTGGACTTCTTTGCTGATCTGAAAAATATGCTGTGTCTAGTGGTTGATGACAATGAAACATCATTAGATATTTTGGAAAATATCCTGACTTCCATGTCTTTTAAAGTCAAAACCGCAAATTCGGCTTTGGAAGGAATTGAAAAGCTCAGGTTGGCGGAAGCGGAAGGCAACCCCTTTGGACTTGTATTGATGGACTGGCGTATGCCCGAAATAGACGGAATTGAAGCGTCCAGAATGATAAACTCCGACAGATCTCTCTCTCACGTTCCTAATATTCTCATGGTTACTGCTTTTGGAAAAGAGCAGGCACTGGAAGAGGCTTGCGAGGCAGGTATAGATGCAATTATTCCCAAGCCGGTCAACAATTCTTTTTTGTTGGACTCCATTCTAGGTATTTTTAGTAATCAAAAGAATATGCATGATGCCGGTATCTGTGAAGATGCGGTTAAAAATAAAGAAGTTGTAAACATCAAGGGAGCCAAAGTTCTGCTTGTAGAAGATAACGAAATAAACCAGCTGATCGCAGTCAAAGCGCTTGAGAGCTTTGAGGTCTGTGCCAGTATTGCAAATAACGGGGCCGAGGCCCTAGAGTTACTTGAGCATAATACATACGATCTGGTCCTGATGGACGTCCAAATGCCCGTTATGGATGGTTTTGAATGTACCCGTCGAATCAGAAATAGGGGTTATGGAAAATCAGACCTTTCAGTTGTGGCAATGACAGCCAATGCCATGCAAGGTGACCGTGAAAAATGTTTCGAATCCGGAATGAATGATTTTTTACCCAAGCCGGTTACCAAGGAAGACTTGTTAAGTATGCTTGTTAAGTGGATCAGTCCTGTTAGCCCTGACGATGATGTTGAGCAACTTTTTGAAACAGATCCTGACCCTGTATTGGCAACCGATAATGCCACGGCTCAGTGTCTAAACAGGAAGATAGGTCTGGCAAGGGTCGATGGCTGCGAAAAAACTTATATGACGATTCTGGAGTCGTTTAAATCTGCGAACAGTCAAGTTCCAGATGAAATCAAAACAGCAATAAATAATAAGGATTTCGAGACTGCAAACCGTATTGTTCATACTATAAAAGGTGTTTCAGCTAATATTGGCGCGGAGATTCTTCATATCAACGCTGCAGAACTGGAATCAGCCATCAAGGAAAATAATGATTCATGTCCGGTTGTCTTGCAGGATAATTTCTGCCGTGCCCTGTGGGATGTTTTTTCAGTAATTTCAAGGTTGGACAAAGATGCTACTTTGCAAAATACGGATGTGAAGCCATTGGAAAATAATGAAAATCTTATTTCTCTTTTTCGGGAAGCTGTAAGTAGTCTTGATACAGATTTAGGTAGGTCAATGGATATTTTTGAGCAATTGGCCCCCATGATTGAAACACAGGATTGTGTCATTCACATGTCTAGACTTGAAGCCCACCTTAGACGTTTTGAGCTTGAAGATGTTCGCGCTAGGGCTTTTGTCATTATGGATATTCTTGGCAGTAATAATTAA
- a CDS encoding EAL domain-containing protein, whose product MTESRLPSDTTDSESKKAQSQLSVPVYVARQPVFDRQESIWGYELLYRANVKDSTWEESANVATSKVISDGIFLALSSIPDSNKVLINFPKYMLLNGSAKALSPGVCIPEILEDVEATPKVIAAVKELKELGYTIAVDDFTGQKELEPYFEIADILKVDMLGMSFAEIIKITQRLKPYKFKLLGEKIEDRKTYELAKSLGYDLFQGYFFAKPEIVEGSKIASNGLTKLKLLKEFADPEYQVKDLAKTISFDVGLSHRLLRYISTVSRESKITSLAHAVTIMGGNPLKQWLMITMLADGSEGDRGKELIFQAARRGKFMELISGRIKNVRIHRDSLFLLGLFSNLDALLNQPMHEVLKNLPLDDELSCALRGEENPLRGFVELLESIELGDWRKVDAVLEVLEVSQPAAAKAFAAAGLWAHEIISHSGEKSY is encoded by the coding sequence ATGACCGAATCACGACTCCCCTCTGACACTACCGATTCTGAATCCAAGAAGGCCCAATCTCAATTATCCGTTCCTGTCTATGTTGCGCGTCAGCCTGTTTTCGATAGGCAGGAGTCCATATGGGGGTACGAACTACTCTACCGGGCAAATGTAAAGGACTCCACATGGGAAGAATCTGCCAATGTAGCTACATCAAAGGTTATATCGGACGGAATTTTTTTAGCCTTAAGCTCCATCCCCGATTCCAACAAGGTTCTCATCAACTTTCCAAAATATATGCTTTTGAATGGCTCAGCCAAGGCTTTATCTCCAGGGGTTTGTATTCCTGAAATACTGGAAGATGTGGAGGCTACTCCCAAAGTCATTGCTGCCGTCAAAGAACTGAAAGAACTAGGGTACACTATTGCTGTAGATGATTTTACCGGTCAGAAGGAACTTGAGCCATACTTCGAGATCGCTGACATCCTGAAGGTTGACATGCTAGGCATGTCTTTTGCGGAAATTATCAAAATAACTCAAAGGCTAAAACCGTATAAATTTAAATTGTTGGGTGAAAAGATAGAGGATCGGAAGACATACGAGCTTGCTAAATCATTAGGATACGATCTTTTTCAAGGTTATTTCTTCGCCAAACCGGAAATTGTCGAAGGGAGTAAAATTGCAAGCAATGGTTTGACAAAGCTAAAACTTCTCAAAGAGTTTGCAGACCCTGAGTATCAAGTTAAAGATCTTGCAAAAACCATCTCTTTTGATGTCGGCCTGAGCCACAGGCTTCTTCGCTACATATCTACAGTCTCGCGAGAATCAAAAATAACTTCCCTAGCTCACGCTGTCACTATTATGGGCGGAAATCCACTAAAGCAGTGGTTGATGATCACCATGTTAGCAGATGGCAGCGAAGGAGACAGAGGCAAAGAACTAATCTTTCAGGCGGCGCGGCGTGGTAAATTCATGGAGCTTATATCCGGGCGTATTAAGAATGTTCGCATCCACAGGGACTCTCTGTTTCTACTTGGATTGTTTTCAAACCTCGATGCACTCCTCAACCAGCCCATGCACGAGGTACTCAAGAATCTTCCCTTGGATGATGAGTTGTCGTGTGCATTGCGTGGGGAAGAGAATCCGTTGCGTGGTTTTGTTGAATTGCTGGAAAGTATTGAACTCGGTGACTGGCGGAAGGTGGATGCTGTTTTGGAAGTGCTCGAGGTTTCCCAGCCTGCTGCGGCAAAGGCCTTTGCAGCAGCAGGGCTTTGGGCGCATGAAATTATATCTCATAGCGGCGAAAAAAGTTATTAA
- a CDS encoding class I SAM-dependent methyltransferase, with amino-acid sequence MSTNRTIRNTFTGDHVLEYDQKSKRANWLDPNIVFGLAYPYVKPGQTILDVGIGTGLSSVLFHKAGLQVLGMDFSSEMLAMCRGKGFAKELIEHDVSVAPYPLGDKTVDHAVSTGVMHIFDDLNVIFSEVCRVMRVGGVFTFVVADPIAQGVKEQSMGGCKAHKGKANFYNHSEPSMVELYDRCGFELINSLRFVSSAIGKREMSYRACVVQKL; translated from the coding sequence ATGAGTACCAACCGGACAATACGCAATACATTCACCGGCGATCATGTCTTGGAATATGATCAAAAATCCAAGCGGGCCAACTGGCTGGATCCTAACATAGTTTTCGGACTGGCCTATCCATATGTGAAGCCGGGGCAGACCATTCTGGATGTGGGTATTGGGACAGGGCTTTCTTCAGTCCTGTTCCATAAGGCAGGGCTTCAGGTACTTGGGATGGATTTTTCCAGCGAGATGCTTGCTATGTGCCGGGGCAAAGGATTCGCCAAAGAGCTTATTGAGCACGATGTATCTGTCGCTCCCTATCCGTTGGGCGACAAAACTGTGGACCACGCTGTCAGCACCGGGGTCATGCATATATTTGATGACTTGAATGTAATCTTCAGCGAGGTTTGCCGTGTAATGCGAGTGGGAGGGGTTTTTACCTTTGTGGTTGCTGATCCGATAGCCCAGGGCGTTAAGGAACAGTCCATGGGCGGCTGCAAGGCACACAAAGGCAAGGCCAATTTTTATAACCATTCAGAACCCTCTATGGTTGAACTTTATGATAGATGCGGTTTCGAGTTAATTAACTCACTGCGCTTCGTATCCTCCGCCATCGGCAAAAGGGAAATGAGCTATAGGGCATGCGTGGTACAAAAGCTTTAG